Proteins encoded within one genomic window of Felis catus isolate Fca126 chromosome C1, F.catus_Fca126_mat1.0, whole genome shotgun sequence:
- the HYI gene encoding putative hydroxypyruvate isomerase isoform X1 — translation MAPLRFSANVSWLFPELPGLPARLRAAGSSGFEAAEVAWPYSESPEALARAAREAGLRLVLINTPPGDREKGEMGLGAVPGRQAAFREGLEQAVLYAKALGCPRVLMEGALEARMQRRETREGFVCSAEFLRIHLMAGRVPLGADRAAVRSEMETVFLENLRHAAGVLAQESLVGLLEPINTRSTDPQYFLDTPQQAAAILQKVGRPNLQLQMDIFHWQIMDGNLTGNIREFLPLVGHVQVAQVPGRGEPDSPGELNFPYLFQLLEDEGYKGFVGCEYQPQGDTAEGLNWLRSYWDRRGRPQAGQ, via the exons ATGGCTCCGCTCCGCTTCTCGGCCAACGTGTCGTGGCTGTTCCCCGAGCTCCCCGGCCTCCCCGCGCGGCTCCGGGCGGCGGGCAGCTCGGGCTTCGAGGCCGCCGAGGTCGCCTGGCCGTACTCGGAGTCGCCCGAGGCGCTGGCGCGCGCGGCGCGGGAAGCGGGCCTGCGGCTGGTGCTGATCAACACGCCCCCCG GGGACCGAGAGAAAGGGGAGATGGGGCTGGGGGCCGTTCCCGGGAGGCAAGCGGCCTTCCGAGAGGGGCTGGAGCAGGCGGTGCTGTACGccaaggctctgggctgtccCAG GGTCTTGATGGAAGGAGCACTGGAGGCGAGGATGCAGCGGAGAGAGACCAGGGAAGGCTTCGTTTGCTCAGCAGAATTCCTAAG GATTCACCTGATGGCTGGCCGAGTACCCCTGGGTGCTGACCGAGCAGCAGTCAGGAGTGAAATGGAGACAGTTTTTCTGGAGAACCTGAGGCACGCGGCtggggttttggctcag GAGAGCCTCGTGGGACTGCTGGAGCCCATCAATACCCGCAGCACTGACCCTCAGTACTTCCTGGACACGCCCCAGCAGG CGGCAGCCATCTTACAGAAGGTCGGAAGACCCAACCTCCAGTTACAGATG GACATATTCCACTGGCAGATCATGGATGGCAACCTGACAGGAAACATCCGGGAGTTCCTACCCCTTGTTG GGCACGTGCAGGTGGCACAGGTCCCGGGCCGGGGGGAACCTGACAGCCCTGGAGAGCTGAACTTCCCCTATCTATTCCAACTGCTGGAGGATGAAGGCTACAAGGGCTTTGTGGGCTGCGAGTACCAGCCTCAAG gAGACACAGCAGAGGGCCTGAACTGGCTTCGTTCCTACTGGGATAGGCGGGGCCGCCCACAGGCTGGCCAGTGA
- the HYI gene encoding putative hydroxypyruvate isomerase isoform X2 codes for MAPLRFSANVSWLFPELPGLPARLRAAGSSGFEAAEVAWPYSESPEALARAAREAGLRLVLINTPPGDREKGEMGLGAVPGRQAAFREGLEQAVLYAKALGCPRVLMEGALEARMQRRETREGFVCSAEFLRIHLMAGRVPLGADRAAVRSEMETVFLENLRHAAGVLAQESLVGLLEPINTRSTDPQYFLDTPQQAAAILQKVGRPNLQLQMDIFHWQIMDGNLTGNIREFLPLVGHVQVAQVPGRGEPDSPGELNFPYLFQLLEDEGYKGFVGCEYQPQDATASLSPQETQQRA; via the exons ATGGCTCCGCTCCGCTTCTCGGCCAACGTGTCGTGGCTGTTCCCCGAGCTCCCCGGCCTCCCCGCGCGGCTCCGGGCGGCGGGCAGCTCGGGCTTCGAGGCCGCCGAGGTCGCCTGGCCGTACTCGGAGTCGCCCGAGGCGCTGGCGCGCGCGGCGCGGGAAGCGGGCCTGCGGCTGGTGCTGATCAACACGCCCCCCG GGGACCGAGAGAAAGGGGAGATGGGGCTGGGGGCCGTTCCCGGGAGGCAAGCGGCCTTCCGAGAGGGGCTGGAGCAGGCGGTGCTGTACGccaaggctctgggctgtccCAG GGTCTTGATGGAAGGAGCACTGGAGGCGAGGATGCAGCGGAGAGAGACCAGGGAAGGCTTCGTTTGCTCAGCAGAATTCCTAAG GATTCACCTGATGGCTGGCCGAGTACCCCTGGGTGCTGACCGAGCAGCAGTCAGGAGTGAAATGGAGACAGTTTTTCTGGAGAACCTGAGGCACGCGGCtggggttttggctcag GAGAGCCTCGTGGGACTGCTGGAGCCCATCAATACCCGCAGCACTGACCCTCAGTACTTCCTGGACACGCCCCAGCAGG CGGCAGCCATCTTACAGAAGGTCGGAAGACCCAACCTCCAGTTACAGATG GACATATTCCACTGGCAGATCATGGATGGCAACCTGACAGGAAACATCCGGGAGTTCCTACCCCTTGTTG GGCACGTGCAGGTGGCACAGGTCCCGGGCCGGGGGGAACCTGACAGCCCTGGAGAGCTGAACTTCCCCTATCTATTCCAACTGCTGGAGGATGAAGGCTACAAGGGCTTTGTGGGCTGCGAGTACCAGCCTCAAG ATGCCAcggcctccctctctcctcaggAGACACAGCAGAGGGCCTGA
- the HYI gene encoding putative hydroxypyruvate isomerase isoform X3, which produces MAPLRFSANVSWLFPELPGLPARLRAAGSSGFEAAEVAWPYSESPEALARAAREAGLRLVLINTPPGDREKGEMGLGAVPGRQAAFREGLEQAVLYAKALGCPRIHLMAGRVPLGADRAAVRSEMETVFLENLRHAAGVLAQESLVGLLEPINTRSTDPQYFLDTPQQAAAILQKVGRPNLQLQMDIFHWQIMDGNLTGNIREFLPLVGHVQVAQVPGRGEPDSPGELNFPYLFQLLEDEGYKGFVGCEYQPQGDTAEGLNWLRSYWDRRGRPQAGQ; this is translated from the exons ATGGCTCCGCTCCGCTTCTCGGCCAACGTGTCGTGGCTGTTCCCCGAGCTCCCCGGCCTCCCCGCGCGGCTCCGGGCGGCGGGCAGCTCGGGCTTCGAGGCCGCCGAGGTCGCCTGGCCGTACTCGGAGTCGCCCGAGGCGCTGGCGCGCGCGGCGCGGGAAGCGGGCCTGCGGCTGGTGCTGATCAACACGCCCCCCG GGGACCGAGAGAAAGGGGAGATGGGGCTGGGGGCCGTTCCCGGGAGGCAAGCGGCCTTCCGAGAGGGGCTGGAGCAGGCGGTGCTGTACGccaaggctctgggctgtccCAG GATTCACCTGATGGCTGGCCGAGTACCCCTGGGTGCTGACCGAGCAGCAGTCAGGAGTGAAATGGAGACAGTTTTTCTGGAGAACCTGAGGCACGCGGCtggggttttggctcag GAGAGCCTCGTGGGACTGCTGGAGCCCATCAATACCCGCAGCACTGACCCTCAGTACTTCCTGGACACGCCCCAGCAGG CGGCAGCCATCTTACAGAAGGTCGGAAGACCCAACCTCCAGTTACAGATG GACATATTCCACTGGCAGATCATGGATGGCAACCTGACAGGAAACATCCGGGAGTTCCTACCCCTTGTTG GGCACGTGCAGGTGGCACAGGTCCCGGGCCGGGGGGAACCTGACAGCCCTGGAGAGCTGAACTTCCCCTATCTATTCCAACTGCTGGAGGATGAAGGCTACAAGGGCTTTGTGGGCTGCGAGTACCAGCCTCAAG gAGACACAGCAGAGGGCCTGAACTGGCTTCGTTCCTACTGGGATAGGCGGGGCCGCCCACAGGCTGGCCAGTGA